The Vibrio aerogenes nucleotide sequence CATACGGACAACGCGGGCTCAGCAGGCAACCTTGTGGCCGGTCATACTGACCGGGAACCACGCCGGGTAAGGCATCCAGCCGGGCTTTTCCTGAAGCAGACTCGGGCAGCGATGCCAGCAAAGCCTGTGTATACGGATGTTTCGGAGCAGCAAAGACCTCAGCAGCCGGGCCGGATTCCACAATCTGACCGGCATACATAACAATCACCCGGTGAGCGACTTCTGCCACCAGCGCCAGATCATGGGTGATCAGCACCAGTCCCATCTGCTTTTCCCGCTGTAATTCCACCAGCAGATCGATAATCTGCGCCTGAATCGTCACATCCAGCGCTGTGGTTGGCTCATCGGCAATCAGCAAGCGCGGATTGCAGGCAATCGCCATCGCGATCATCACCCGTTGGCTCATCCCGCCAGATAACTGATGCGGATAAGCCTTCAAACGGGATTCCGGTGCCGGAATGCCCACCAGTGTCAGCAACTCAACCGCCCGCTCACGCAAAGCTTTTTTACTGCCGCCCTGATGTGTTTTCAGTGCTTCCATGATCTGATAGCCGACCGTAAAGCAAGGGTTCAGGCTGGTCATCGGGTCCTGGAAAATCATCGCAATGTCATCGCCGGTCAATTGACGACGACGCTTCTCGGGCATCGATAACAGATCCTGACCATCAAAAGTCAGCTGCTCTGCCAAGACTTTGCCCGGATAATCAATCAATCCCATGACCGATAAAGAGCTGACACTTTTACCTGAGCCGGATTCACCGACAATCCCCAGCACTTCGCCTTCTTCAACCTGATAACTGATATTGTCAACCGCCCGGAAATGCCCGAACGAGACGGAAAGGTTTTCTAATTTCAATAATGCCATGATGCCTCCCTACTGCTTCAACTTAGGATCAAGTGCATCACGCAAACCATCACCCATCAGGTTAAATGCCAGAACCGTGATTAAAATCATCAGTCCCGGGAAGGTCACGACCCACCACGCACGTTGGACAAACTGAAGTGCATCCGCCAGCATGCTGCCCCATTCCGGTGTTGGCGGCTGTGCGCCTAACCCGAGAAAGCCCAGCGCAGCCATATCCAGAATCGCAGAAGAGAAACCCAGTGTGGCCTGAACAATCAGTGGTGCCAGACAGTTCGGCAAAATACAAACGAACATTAAGCGCATTGCACTGGCACCCAGCACCCGTGAAGATGTCACATAATCCCGCGACATTTCAGCCAGCGTTGCAGCCCTTGTCAGACGGACATAATGCGGCAGGGAAACCACCGAAATAGCCAGCGCGGCATTGACAATACTCGGACCGAGCACCGCAACAATCGCAATCGCCAGCAACAAACTTGGCATTGCCAGCATGATATCGACGATCCGCATAATCGCGGTATCAACTATCCCTTTGAAGTAACCGGCGACTAATCCCATCAAAATACCGATCATCAAAGATGCGGTGACTGCGACAACACCGACAGAAATCGACAGCCGGGTGCCATGAATCAAGCGGGATAAAATATCCCGGCCCACATCATCGGTGCCTAAAACATAAGACCAGTTGCCACCATCGAGCCATGCGGGTGGCAGCAATAAAGCGTCACGCATCTGTGCTGACGGGGAATGTGGTGCCACCACATCAGCAAAAATAGCCAGCAGACAAATGAAGACAATAAAACAGAACCCGGCCAAAGCGCCGCGGTTACTGCTGAAATAGAACCAGAACTCCTGCAATGGCGTTTTTGGTGCCGGTGCAGAGCCGTTCACCTGAGTTGAATCAGTACTCATCACCTTCTCCTTAACGACTATGCCGGATACGTGGATTCACAATGCCGTAGGCAATGTCCACCAGCAAATTCACAATAATGATCATGGTCGCCACAATCAAAATGCCGCCCTGAACCACCGGATAATCCCGGCGGCTAATCGACTCAATCAGCCATTTACCAATGCCCGGCCAGGCAAAAACGGTCTCCGTCAAAATCGCGCCGGACAGCAAAATACCCACTTGCAAACCAATCACGGTAATCACCGGAATCAGCGCATTACGCAACGCATGAATCACGATAACGCGCCACGGCGCAATCCCTTTGGAGCGGGCAGTACGGATATAATCTTCGCTGAGGACTTCTAACATCGAGGAACGGGTCATCCGGGCAATCACTGCCATCGGAATCGTGCCGAGCACAATACTGGGTAACACAAGGTGAGACACCGCCGAAGTAAACGCGCCTTCTTCGCCGGAGAGGAATGAATCAATCAGCATAAATCCGGTGACGTCATCGATCCAGTAACTGACATCAATACGCCCGGAAACCGGCGTCCACCCCAGCGTGACGGAGAACACCAGCATGAGTAACAATGCCCACCAGAAGATCGGCATCGAATATCCCGTCAATGAGATGGTCATGACGGAATGGTCAAAAATCGTGCCCCGCTTCACGGCGGCAAATATGCCGGCGGGCAACCCGACTAAAATAGCAAAAATTGCGGCACAAAAGGCCAGCTCAACCGTGGCCGGAAATAAATTCAAAAACTCTCGCAGCACCGGTTCTTTGGTAACCAGTGAATGCCCTAAATCACCGTGCACGATCCCTTCCACATAGCGGAAGTACTGAACATATAAAGGTTGGTCAAAACCAAACTGAGCACTCAGTTCTGCATGACGCTCAGCAGAGACCCCCCGTTCTCCGGCCATCACCTCAATCGGATCGCCCGGAATCATGCGGATAAGCGTAAACGTCAGCAGGGTGATCCCGATAAAGGTTGGCACGACCAGACCCAACCGACGAAAAATAAACTGGAACATAAAAAGACAAGCTCTCTGATAATCATAATCATGAGCGACAGTACTCTGCCGTCGCTCTGCACACTGGCTTCTGCTTCCTGAAACCAGTGTGCTGTTTCATGTCAAACGAGGAAGAAATTATTTTTCCAGGCTGACCTGATAGAAGTAATGACCACCAAGCGGATCAATCTTGTAGTTTTTCACTTCTTTGCGGATTGGCTCATAAACCACAGAGTGCGCCACTGTAATCCACGGTGCCTGCTCTTTAAACAGCACTTGCGCCTGCTTGTACAATTTCGTCCGCTCTGCTTTATCAGAGGCACGTCTTGCCTTGATCAAAATGTCGTCAAAGTCTTTGTTACACCACTGAGAACGGTTTGAACCACCGACCGCATCACAGCTCAGCAATACATACAGGAAGTTATCCGGATCACCGTTATCACCGGTCCAGCCCATCAGGAAGGTATCGTGTTCACCTTTCTTGGTCCGGGCCAGATATTCACCCCATTCGTAAGATACGATCTTCGCGTCAACGCCGACTTTCTTCCAGTCTTCCTGAATAACCTCAGCCATCCGGCGGGCATTCGGGTTATAAGGACGAGAGACCGGCATCGCCCAGATATTGGTTTTAAAGCCGTTCGGATAGCCGGCTTCTTTCAGCAACTGTTTGGCTTTCACCGGATCATACGGATAATCCACCACATCATTGTTGTAAGACCACATCGTTGGCGGGATTGGGTTTTTCGCAATTTTACCTGCGCCCTGGAAGACCGCATCGATAATCGCTTTTTTGTTGGTTGCAAGGCTCAGCGCCTGACGAACGCGGTAATCCGTGAACGGTTTTTTCTGGGTATTGAAACCAAGATAACCGACATTCAACCCTTCCTGAGAAAGTACTTTGATGTTTTTATCTTGCTTCATCTGATCCAGATCAGCCGGATTTGGATACGGGATCATGTCACATTCACCCGCTTTCAGCTTGGCATAACGGACTGAAGCATCCGGTGTAATGGAGAAAACCAGACGATCAAGCTTTGATTTACCACGCCAGTAATCTTTAAACGCCACATAACGAATCAGAGAATCTTTCTGATACTGAACCTTAGTGAATGGACCTGTGCCTACCGGGTTAATATCCAGCTGTTCAGGTGTGCCTTTCTTCATCAGAACATCAGCCTGCTCGGCTGAGAAGATCGACGCGAAATCCATCCCCAAATCCGCAAGAAACGGCGCTTCAGGATGGTTCAGGACAAACTTCACCGTGTAGTCATCGACTTTCACGATATCTTTAATCAGAGAGTCCATCCCCATGCCAGTGAAGTATTCATAAGAACCGCCGGAGACTTTGTGATAAGGATGGTTTTTATCCCACTGACGTTTGAATGAGAAAATCACATCGTCCGCATTAAAATCACGGGTTGGTTTGAAGGTTTTATTGGACTGAAATTTCACGCCTTTACGCAGATGGAAGGTATATTCTGTGCCATCTTTGGAAATGTCATAGCTTTCCGCCAGACCCGGTTCCAGTTCTGTCGTTCCCAGCTTAAACTCAACCAAGCGGTTGAACATCGCTTTTGAAGAGGCATCAAATGTGGTGCCGGACGTATAAAACGTCGGGTTAAACCCTTCAGGGCTTCCTTCAGAACAATAAACAAATGTGGTCGCGGCCTGTGCCGAAGACAATGCACCCATCGCCATTAATGCGAGTGAAAGTGACGTTAACCTTTTCTTCATGGTAACTCTCCATTCAGATTCGTTGTGTTTGCAGTATGGTTTTATTATGTTTGCCAGCTCTGTGTGGATAGACACAGTCATGAAAAAAGGGACGGGGTTTTCCGGCGGGAAAAGGCAGAAATATCCTGAAAACGTCTGTCTACTCATCCATGAGCATAGCGAATTAAAGTCAACTCAAAGCTGAGTTTCCTGAATAAAAGCGTATCGGAGAGAACAAAAATAACCAATCGAAATAACGATATGCCTTATACACATATTCAATAACTAACAAAAATCACATTTATTTCAGAGAGTTATATAAGAGGGAGGCGTTTAAAAAAAAGACAGGTCTGAAAATACCTGAGTCATATTCCGGGTGAATGACATCCGTATCATCACCTTACATCGGGTATATTTCAGCTGAATGAAACCGCATCACCGGCTTTGGCGCGATTCATTCTTTTTCATCATGACTATGACTTCTTTTTCACAAAGTAATACACGATCGCAATCACGATCAAAACCGGCAGCCACTTGAACAACATTCCCAGTACGCCAAAGAACAACATGAGCACGATACTCAGTCCGATGGCGACACCAATAGAAACAATCGTCACCCCCATCACAGCCAGTGTTCCGACAAAAACCAGCAACATTAATAACTCATACATGGTGCATTTACTCCTTCAATCATCCAACAGGAAACAAACTCAGCTTTGGTCAGAAAGGGCTGTCGGATATTCCGGTTCAACCGGATTGATTCACGTTAATGCTGCATCATTGCAGAAAACAGGCCAAAACCATGGTAAATTTAAGCGCCTGTTTTTAATAGATAAAAATAATAAATCGTGCGCATTGTGAAATGACATGATACACAGAATGGTCAATTTCACTGAATCTTAGTCAATTTCACACGTCTAATTCGGCAGGAATTTTCTTCAGGGCCGTTTGCAATACTTCAATCCCTGCGCCGGGTTTATGCGCATTTTCACTGATATACCGCCGCCACTGTCGTGCCCCCGGCATGTTCTGGAACAGGCCGATCATATGGCGGGAAATATGCCCCAGATACGCACCGTTCGCTAATTGCGCTTCAATATAAGGATACATGGCTTCAACCACTTCCGAGCGCTTCTTCACTGGTGTCTCCAGCCCGAAGATCTGTTGATCCACTTCCGCCAGCAGATAAGGATTCTGATACGCTTCGCGGCCCACCATCACACCATCGAGGTGCTCTAAATGATTTTTGACATCTGCCAGAGTTTTGACACCACCATTGACCGCAATATTCAGATGGGGAAAATCCTGCTTAATCTGATACGCCCGCGGGTAATCCAGCGGCGGAATTTCGCGGTTTTCCTTCGGGCTTAAACCACTCAGCCAAGCTTTCCGCGCATGAATAGTAAACTGCTCACAACCGCCCTGTTCAGAAACGATGGTAACAAAGTCAGTTAAGAATTCGTACGAATCCTGTTCATCAATCCCAATGCGGGTTTTCACCGTCACAGGAATATCGACCACCGCCTTCATTGCTGCAACGCATTCAGCAACCAGTTGTGGCTCCGCCATCAGGCAAGCGCCAAAGCGGCCATTCTGCACCCGATCAGACGGACAACCGACATTCAGGTTCACCTCATCGTATCCCCGCTCCTGCGCCAGCTTCGCACACACCGCCAGATCCTGCGGATTCGAGCCGCCAAGCTGCAACGCCACCGGATGTTCTTCCTCGTTATACTTCAGAAAATCCCCCCGGCCATGAATAATCGCGCCGGTTGTGATCATTTCGGTATACAGCAATGTTTGGGAAGAAAGCAGACGATGGAAATAGCGACAGTGTCGATCAGTCCAGTCCAACATCGGGGCAACAGAAAAGCGGCTTGCTGAGAACATATTTGATATACCTGTATATTTTTCAACACCTTAGCAAATATTTCACTATGGCAGTATCAGAGCAGTGGTCTTTATTTGAACGCGGATTATACATATCTGGTGAGGGTGGGACAAATAGGAGATTCAGGGTAAGAAACCGGAAAGATCCACGCACGAAACAAGGCAATCATATGATTGTACCTTTGCTGGGTGGCGCGTTTGATATCGTGATGAAACAGCCAAAAGAGAGTGATTTAATCTTTCCCCACAATCCACGTAGTGTCAGACTTTCAGCGGGTCAGAAACAAATAAGGGATTATTGATAAATATGACGCAACTAAGGAAGCAGTAAAGCACTGCCTAAACGCCGTTAGCAATGAACGCCTATCCATGGGATAAAATCACAAAAGAATATATTCATATGCTTTAGGATTTAAGCCTCAAACGTCTCATAACAAAACTACTCACATCCTCTGCCCAGACCAAACCACCTCACTAATAATCTCAAAATCATTACTCATGATCTCATCTTTGGTCAGTTCCCATTTTTCATAAGTGCTGTTGTCACTGACCGCGCTTAACCCATTCTTTGAAAACTGTAGCCGTTTCACCATTAGCTGACCGTCGAAGCGGAAAGCATAAATCCCCGTAAACCGGGGATTTTATACAGACTGTTCAGTCTTAATCTTTAAAGCATGGTAAGCCCTGAGAAAGCCGCCACTCCTTCACGATTTCAACAATCCGCTCTGGCGTCGCATCTGCCGGATCATCCGGATAGTAAATTAAATCTGAGCCATCAGGATGTTCTGTGATTTCTTCAAAATGCTCAATCAGTAAGTCGAGTTCTTCTTCTGTATTTGTATCCGCTTTACATATTTTTCTCAGAAGATCGGTAAACTCAGATTGTGTATATTTTTCTAGTGTTTGTTTTTTAAAACTCATTTATTACCCTTATGAATATCTATATGTCTTTGAGGGGTTAATACTCGCAAGTTATCTACATCATAAACTTTGCCGCCATGTTGAATCTCTTCTACATGATGAATTTCAAACGACTGTCTTTTTCCTACAGAATCCTTTTTTCTGGCTCTCGGAGCATATCCTTTACTCATTCGGTCTATATTGTTTCCAATGAATTGTGTTTTGAGTTGTCTATCTTCCGAAACGGCCAGCCAGAACGCCTTTCTGAACTTATCAAAGCTACTGAACCGTTGTCCTCTGAGCTTATCCGCAATCTGTGACGGAACCGGCGAACCCAGTTCTTCACCGGCTTTTTCCAGCCAGATCCCCGTCATATCTTCACCCTGACCAGTCACAACGCCGGGTTCATCTCTGGCACTGCCTTTAAAGACCACATACAGCGGTGGTAGCCCGGTATCTGCCGGAAAAACCAGAATATAATCTTTCAAATCCGCATCAGCAACCGGGGTGATATAAGTCTTCTCAAACTCTTTACCCTGATCCGCCTGTGGATGTATCCAGATATCATGTGACTCAAGTTCCGGGATCGGGTTCACCAGAATCGGTTGACCACCAAAATCACCCGAAAGCGGCACCCACTCAATCGTGAGCCCTTCTTCCAGTGTGACTTCAAACTTATCGCCGTTTTGTGTCACCGTGCGTTTGGGAATACTGTCACCGTCAACATGATAGCCATATAACTGGCCGGAAGCATCAAAGCCCAGACGGATATTTGTTTTCACCATGTCCTGTTGCCGGATCTCGTCTTCTGTATAAAGTGTCCCATCTCCCATTTTGGTGGGTGCCAGCGCTGCAAGTATGCCTGCCCGGCCAAGCACTTTCATCATCATACCCGGCAGTTCTGCCAGTGCCTGACCTGCAACTCTGGAGAGCACCTGTTCCCCGGTGCGTTCTATCGCCAGTGCGTATGCAGCATACAGCCCGATACCGGACAGGGATTCCCGCTGCATGCCAACCTCACAGGTTCCGTCCGGCACCGTCACCGAACGGGCAAAGCGCTGCGGTACAGTTTTTTTTTCCTCTTCTGTTTCCGGTTTTTCCGGCAGGACGCTTTTCTGCCAGCTCTGCTGTGCTTTTGCCGCCTGTCGTTCCGCCGTTTTTTCTGCCTGAACCATCTCCTTTATCTGCTCTGCATAGCGCTCCGCTGTGCTTAGTGGCGGTGCCATGGCTGCAAGGCTGTTCGCATCAGTCCAGCCATCATAAGCCAGTGTGCCACACGGAAAATGTTCCCACTGTACCCCTTTGTACCGGAAAGTGATCATCTCATGCATATCTTCGCCGGGACTGTGTACTGCATGTGGTGACATGTCTGTCACTTCACAAATGACAGCTTTCTGAAATGCCACCGAATAAAACCGCTCGTAATGACCGCGATCATTCGTCCGGTAAAAATCAATGCTACCCTCAAGATATTCCTTCCTGGCAAACGCTGTCGCCAACAGTGGTGATGCTTTGTCTTTGGGCTTGGTGATCTGAATGCCATCGTGATGCACTCCGTGTTGATTCGGCAGTTTAGACAGAGAATAGTGACAGGCCAGCACCGTGATTTGATCGGTATGCGTTTCCTGATATCGGTTGCCCATCGAGTCTTTGGTATTACAGCCACCAGAAATCAGCCCCTGCTTTGCCCCCTTCAGGGTCAGCCAGGCCACATGTGCCATGTATATGTTCTCCTTTATTGATTATTCATACACACTTTATAAAACAGAGCGCATCCCGCCTGATAAAAGCCCGTGACGGGCTAACCCGTTGAATCACTGAGTGACGGGAAATAAATACGCCGGAGGGAGGAAGGGACGGAATTAATCCGTATCAGAAGACTTACTGAGGTACTCACTGGTTGTAAAGTGTAAAGCCATCATGGCATGATGCCGGACTTTCCTTTGACGGTTTGTGGTGCCAGGCCAAAGTATTTCTGACTGATTTGAAACAATAGCACAACGGCTGATTCATACTCTGCAATCAGAAAAATATGATTCGAATTAGCAAGAAAGCCAATCAACCATGCTTGAAAAACAAACCATTCAATAAAATCAGACAATTCCCCGCCACAACATCTCATCATACAAATAAAATGAAACAAAGTGTATAAATAAATTCATATGAGACTAAAAATAATCTCTTACCAGCAATTTAGGTCACGGGTGAGTTCTATGATTAAAGCTGTAAGTTTTCCGGGTATGCACCTACCCGTTTCCAATCACGATTTTCGCGCATGGCAGGACAAACACAACAGCGGCGGTGATTTTCTGGTGTTTTCTGATATTTTATGGATGCCACCTCAGCCCGGAAAAGAGATTATCCAGTTATGACTATCTTCAAACGACTGATAAAAACAATTGGTGGATTATTACTGCTGACTTTTATTTCGTGGTGGCTGGTTTTGTCGCCCGTGTCTTTTCCGTCTGAAAATGACGCATATTATATCTATAGCAAAGATAAAAAATGGAAAGTTGGCGTTTACTGGGTATCACCAACTTCTCCGGCAGGCTTGTACCAGTTTCTTATGAATAAGCGTTACATTGTACTTTACGATGCGAACGGACATTACATCGGGCAAAGTACACCTTTCTGCTTTATGACATTTGATGAGTCTAATATCTTATTTCCTTCGATCACTGATGATCATAACCTATGGTTTATTCCGGAAACCTGTGACTATACAATACAAGTCAGAAAGCCAGCATGGTGGAGTCAGATCATCCATCAAACCAATCGCATTTTTCATGTAAAACCACCAAAAGGTTTGGAGCTTCATGAATATGGTCAGATAACGACAAAAGCCAGAAAGAGGTTTCCAATCCACACGCTCGCCGTATAATCACACAGTTTAATAAAGCTAAAAGCCAAAGGAAGAACGATGATCACACTCCATCACTTAAACCAATCCCGTTCCAAACGTATTATCTGGTTATTAGAAGAACTGGGCGTCGACTACAACATTCAGGCCTATCAACGTGATACAAAAACTCATCTGGCGCCACCGGAGCTGAAGGCAATTCACCCTCTGGGAAAATCCCCGGTCATAGAAGAAGATGGCGATGTTCTGGCTGAGTCTGGTGCCATTACCGAAACATTGATTGAGCGGTTTGCGCCCGACAAATTAGCACCGCCGCGTGATTCACAAGACTACGCAACGTATCGCCACTGGCTGCACTTTGCAGAAAGCTCAGCCATGGTGCCAACGTTGCTGACGATTTTCCTGTCTATGGAACCCAATGAAACACAGTTTCTGTCAGGTTATGCTGCAACAGAGATGGAAAAAGTCATGGGATATCTGAATCAGGTCCTCGATGGCAAGACCTATTTAGTCGGCGACAAGCTTACCGGTGCCGATATCATGATGTCATTTATTCCTGAACTGCTGGCAAATCTTGGTGAATTGTCCAAATATCCAAACCTGGCCCGATATCACCAGCACCTCTCATCTTTGCCGGGAAATCAGAAGGCCGCCGCCTTAGAAGCGGAGTATGACGCGTGAACGTGAAGCAAATCAAACCATAAGCAGCTGAATTGGTTCGATATTTATATCAAAATAAAAAAGCCTGCACACAGCGGGCTTTTGCATCCATCCTGCAGATAAACACCAGTCAAAGTTTTTACTGCTGACAATATTACAGCGACGGTTTATTTCACAGGCATCTTGTAAATCCGGGTCGCATCACCGTTCAAGTCATACCCGTCTTCAATTCTGGTCCAGCCAAATTTCTCGTACAAACCATCATGATCCGTCACGAGATACATTGTCTGATAATCAGAGCCTGCCAGCTCTTTTTTCGCATGTTCAAAATACAAATTCATCAGTCGCTTTCCCCTGTACGCCGGATCAACATACACACTACACACCCAGGGCGTCAAATCATGACGACTGACAAAATCGTTGATAATCAGTCCGAAGCAACCAATAATTTTTTCCCGATCCAGCATCACGTAAAACTGAGGAATTCCCCCAGGAGCTTGTGGGGAGTGGCTGATTGCATCGTAATAAAAAGCATAGTTCCGTTCAGAGCCCCATTGACGGTGAATATATCTCACCGCTTCTTCCAGTCCACCGTCATAGTCTCTGCAATTCACAATCTGGTACATCTTTACTCCTTTTCCGTATGCAGTTTTTAGCTAAAAGAATGTGCTCAACTCATAAAGAGACGGGCAACAACAACGACACCGCCAATGCCGCCAATCACTCCGGCAGCCAGCGTACTCACTACCACAATCACAGTTTTATCGTAAAGAGGATCTGTAGCCGGCCGACGTATGATATTCACGACCAACAGACTGATGAGCAATCCGGCCACACCACACACCGCAGCCATAATGATGCCCGCAATACCAATCGCCATTCCCACAATCATGCCCCTTGTTTATATTCAATGCATTGATTCAGGTTGGGCATACTAAACGCTCAAGAAGTGAAAGACAAAGAAAACTGAATTGAATGAAATCCGTAAGATCTATTCTTAAAACAACGGAAGAAGAAACCAGCCTCACTACAAAAATCAGCAAAACCGGAGGATTGTAATCAGGCAAAGGGATCCCCTCCTGAGAGACATCCGGATATGGTAAGCTCAGGGACTATACCAAAATGATCTCAAAGCAGCTTTTTCGCCGTATGCACATCAATCATCAGGATATCGATATATCCACCGGTCAGTGCGCCTTTGATTGCAGCCAGTTTATCCATCCCGCCCGCTAATGCGACCACTCTCGGACACGCTTTGATTAAATTCAGATCCATCCCAATCACCGGATCTTCACTTTCATCCAGCACAGGCTGGCCGTTTTCATCATAATAGTGCAGGCAAATATCACCCACTGCGCCACGTTTTGCCAGTTCTTCCAGCATCTCTTCATTGTAATAATTCCCTGAAGAAATCAGCAGGTTGGAGGGCTCAAGCATACCAATTCCCACCAGCGCAAAATCAACCTGCTCAAACATACCAACCACCAGATCGACTTCCTCGGTGTTCAGCAGCATGTTCTTATATTTCACGGTTCGCTCAATACTCTGGGAAGGTAACAGGTGATGCGGGCAATTCAGAAAATGCGCCAGAGAATGCGTCAGCATCGATGCCTGAGCATTGCCGTTCACACCGACCCCGCCCAGCAGCTGAACCACACCTTTCGCTTTGATATTCAGCGGATGAAGCTGCTCAACCATCGCCCGAATCGTGGTACTCCAAGCCGACACACCGACCAGAGAATCAGCCGGCAGCGAGGTTTGCATATAATGCGCAGCCGCAGAACCAATCGCCCGCTTAATGCTGTCATCATCCGCGTTTTCCGGCACATCAACCACAATGGCCTGAGCCAGATTATATTTTCGCTGTAATTCAGCTTCAATATTCAGAAATACATTCGGGGGCTGAACGACACTAATTTTCACGATCCCTTCTTTGACACAGCGGGAAATGGCTCTTGAAACAAACGACTGT carries:
- a CDS encoding glutathione S-transferase family protein — protein: MITLHHLNQSRSKRIIWLLEELGVDYNIQAYQRDTKTHLAPPELKAIHPLGKSPVIEEDGDVLAESGAITETLIERFAPDKLAPPRDSQDYATYRHWLHFAESSAMVPTLLTIFLSMEPNETQFLSGYAATEMEKVMGYLNQVLDGKTYLVGDKLTGADIMMSFIPELLANLGELSKYPNLARYHQHLSSLPGNQKAAALEAEYDA
- a CDS encoding DUF6201 family protein; protein product: MTIFKRLIKTIGGLLLLTFISWWLVLSPVSFPSENDAYYIYSKDKKWKVGVYWVSPTSPAGLYQFLMNKRYIVLYDANGHYIGQSTPFCFMTFDESNILFPSITDDHNLWFIPETCDYTIQVRKPAWWSQIIHQTNRIFHVKPPKGLELHEYGQITTKARKRFPIHTLAV
- a CDS encoding sugar-binding transcriptional regulator; amino-acid sequence: MLKRDEQRLLVKIATLYYDENKKQSDIARQLDLSQSFVSRAISRCVKEGIVKISVVQPPNVFLNIEAELQRKYNLAQAIVVDVPENADDDSIKRAIGSAAAHYMQTSLPADSLVGVSAWSTTIRAMVEQLHPLNIKAKGVVQLLGGVGVNGNAQASMLTHSLAHFLNCPHHLLPSQSIERTVKYKNMLLNTEEVDLVVGMFEQVDFALVGIGMLEPSNLLISSGNYYNEEMLEELAKRGAVGDICLHYYDENGQPVLDESEDPVIGMDLNLIKACPRVVALAGGMDKLAAIKGALTGGYIDILMIDVHTAKKLL
- a CDS encoding GNAT family N-acetyltransferase — encoded protein: MYQIVNCRDYDGGLEEAVRYIHRQWGSERNYAFYYDAISHSPQAPGGIPQFYVMLDREKIIGCFGLIINDFVSRHDLTPWVCSVYVDPAYRGKRLMNLYFEHAKKELAGSDYQTMYLVTDHDGLYEKFGWTRIEDGYDLNGDATRIYKMPVK